A single genomic interval of Streptococcus suis harbors:
- a CDS encoding G5 domain-containing protein, whose translation MERKQRFSIKKLSIGVVSICIGFAFLTQGNSTVAAAENSVEVIISNATGEEETIPTQPTETPNNRESIQNTETTTQEEVTVNNTVEGQTDTEKSTRTEQAVPESTTSQNDHLANTEDTTTTSSSTESSVNEVEFPTETTALSSPESSPKIETIDASLKAEQPNTSEGTTALRAATNTSPTTTVTGNDTAIQAIENGSITPSKTIASLNAEEKQTLNNLILTNFETSADKVALLDVVKPKESLSISDLTKYFVPLIKQLKSDPNYKHLTDQERSAEATKLALIEANKNLYEDASIEALAPEAKNTFQQLLAFNNGQLLTEKSGLTVETLKNNLSQLYRGVLYLQQQYSFEKDLPQTLVFTPHTIGNIQADQTSAYDRLMAYGGHITDKRSLALNLNQIQFNNRMIGQYTGTKSTAELVKKIAQSKGKDVNSYFTEQSQALIGTSPNISIFELLKTNKPEYILPVLSQGRGVYLAGTSNSLTLGLLDSYTDLYPELKNYSKERGVQQPTSTFFEKILTYQENWLTFLNSAKKDSTTIPFTLAVDTMNVYNETTKAHTWSPNEGTSAHSAVLNFFSPMNLWENYVRSGVGLGGVANGENMIKAYETRFMHSNLSGVALFTHEMTHTNDEARLFGGTYRKEGRRAGQGPEVYARGLFEVIDNTQNGVPGEYKPVFNLNTALTIADSPNRTQALTPQTSTEKLANYTKNLVDLVAYLEAVEARVALKSLAENELATYFNKVVQVPRNTTSNTSTTTTSLPSTNDAFLPYGQLTVASLTKPTSINDLVDQDAVSGQFIPRGISPILTELSHNQYDHVPLLESFYGASEAPSGNNTVGDISFKRHAYEILAWKGWDAFISYISNRYNSDSEAFKAILGNEYSDWASFKKAQYKRLEDKEPVNQLWQTSQLEKELETAIKADLAVLTTYRNSINSLLNSRSTVTQTQLDQAAQKASVARLATNVRKVKLDILNKALQFNNLEASIFEAPKQSDIIYVKNGGNGQGLTEDTPMGSLAEALQKATDGTIIKLVGNATERTPLVINKAVTIESDSSENAIIFNESIQISNNVTLRNLSIHALTESNVPGNIYIDGQVTMDHVSTLISNRQTDKRPSLIIGSSADTTDKRESSLKILNTNETVFDKMTVQNAADIAIANGTQIKNGVEVTTPSPVTITSESNQVNKFQAPETNQVTLIFNGSKASNVELNHIANLILKHPSSISLSSQSITPIQQTLAIENGSRLNLGDLAVHFQSLTGDGMLEFTDKGQLSIQDVSGHATIHFKRNDMDFSASDGKTFVAVASKKDGLSVKLKPLELNLEIDENGNYIYHQPYSASYYFDTEDSRVLPNEIYDLQPDDKESLDQAIPAPETITVEVPDGEGKWVFDKWELDSNSTTKRQFYTGYWRYTTSPQTTVRYEEVPFAVVYQADENKAAGETTVIFSGKLGKVKITETEGAEPIREIVENPQNKIVSVGTMTEVTNTILAFKTVKLDDDQLPKGQTKVVKKGKDGRETTTTTYTLDTATGLITSSTKTERVDPVDEVVSVGTKIIPQTTVRYEEVPFAVVYQADENKVAGETTVIFSGKLGKVKITETEGAEPIREIVENPQNKIVSVGTMTEVTNTILAFKTVKLDDDQLPKGQTKVVKKGKDGRETTTTTYTLDTATGLITSSTKTERVDPVDEVVSVGTKIIPQTTVRYEEVPFAVVYQADENKVAGETTVIFSGKLGKVKITETEGAEPIREIVENPQNKIVSVGTMTEVTNTILAFKTVKLDDDQLPKGQTKVVKKGKDGRETTTTTYTLDTATGLITSSTKTERVDPVDEVVSVGTKIIPQTTVRYEEVPFAVDYQADENKVAGETTVIFSGKLGKVKITETEGAEPIREIVEKPQNKIVSVGTMTEVTNTILAFKTVKLDDDQLPKGQTKVVKKGKDGRETTTTTYTLDTATGLITSSTKTERVDPVDEVVSVGTKIISQTTVRYEEVPFAVDYQADENKVAGETTVIFSGKLGKVKITETEGAEPIREIVENPQNKIISVGTMTEVTNTILAFKTVKLDDDQLPKGQTKVVKKGKDGRETTTTTYTLDTATGLITSSTKTERLDPVDEVVSVGTKIIPQTTVRYEEVPFAVDYQADENKVAGETTVIFSGKLGKVKITETEGAEPIREIVENPQNKIISVGTMTEVTNTILAFKTVKLDDDQLPKGQTKVVKQGKDGRETTTTTYTLDTATGLITSSTKTERVDPVDEVVSVGILETKVTDTAPEQVIKPELKWTTTIVPIPFQTRYIVDNQLKLGEEIILVPGRNGQRQVITLVNGSVVGRNDEEIISDIVLLDPIEQIIKIGNRSTDKAIDLPSKKEKTDISNLGLALPNNKVSSTPIKLAETPKSIQYLTDRKYDSTVSPSQLQQTNGVILPKTGEQKENFLARLGYISLLSLEFCWAISTLLKNKRKSK comes from the coding sequence ATGGAACGGAAACAAAGATTTTCTATAAAAAAATTATCAATCGGTGTTGTGTCCATTTGTATCGGATTTGCATTTCTTACTCAAGGAAACAGTACTGTAGCAGCCGCTGAAAATAGTGTTGAAGTTATTATTAGCAACGCAACAGGCGAAGAGGAAACAATCCCTACTCAACCTACGGAAACTCCTAACAATAGAGAGAGCATTCAAAATACGGAAACTACTACTCAAGAAGAAGTCACCGTGAATAATACGGTCGAGGGACAAACTGATACCGAAAAAAGCACCCGTACGGAACAAGCGGTACCTGAATCTACCACTAGTCAGAATGACCACCTTGCAAATACCGAAGACACCACTACAACTTCATCTTCAACAGAGAGCTCAGTAAATGAAGTAGAGTTCCCAACGGAAACTACTGCTCTTTCCTCCCCTGAATCATCCCCTAAAATAGAAACTATCGATGCCAGTTTAAAAGCAGAGCAACCTAACACAAGCGAAGGAACAACAGCCCTTCGTGCCGCAACCAATACAAGCCCCACAACTACTGTGACTGGAAATGATACTGCTATCCAAGCAATTGAAAATGGAAGCATCACTCCGTCTAAAACGATAGCATCTCTAAACGCTGAAGAGAAACAAACTCTTAACAACCTTATTCTCACAAACTTTGAAACTAGCGCTGATAAAGTAGCTTTACTAGATGTTGTAAAACCTAAAGAGAGTTTAAGTATTTCTGATTTAACAAAATATTTTGTTCCGCTTATAAAACAACTAAAGTCGGATCCTAATTACAAGCACTTGACTGACCAAGAAAGGTCCGCTGAAGCAACAAAATTAGCGCTGATTGAAGCAAACAAAAACCTCTACGAAGATGCGAGTATTGAAGCTCTTGCGCCTGAGGCGAAAAACACTTTCCAACAACTACTTGCATTTAACAATGGTCAGCTACTTACGGAAAAATCAGGGCTTACAGTTGAAACTCTAAAAAATAATCTTAGTCAACTGTATCGTGGTGTCCTATACCTCCAGCAACAATACTCCTTTGAAAAAGATTTACCACAAACTCTTGTCTTTACTCCCCACACAATCGGTAATATCCAAGCTGACCAGACAAGTGCCTATGACCGATTGATGGCTTATGGTGGTCACATTACTGATAAACGGTCACTTGCCTTAAATCTTAATCAAATACAATTCAATAACCGTATGATTGGTCAATACACTGGTACCAAATCTACTGCTGAATTAGTTAAAAAAATAGCTCAATCTAAAGGAAAAGATGTAAATAGCTACTTTACAGAACAGTCCCAAGCTTTGATTGGAACAAGCCCAAACATCTCCATCTTTGAATTATTAAAAACCAATAAACCAGAATATATCCTCCCTGTCCTCTCTCAAGGTAGAGGTGTTTACCTTGCAGGTACTAGCAACAGTTTGACTCTTGGGCTTTTAGATTCGTATACAGACCTGTACCCTGAGTTGAAAAACTACAGCAAGGAACGTGGGGTACAACAACCTACATCTACTTTCTTCGAAAAAATCCTTACCTACCAAGAAAATTGGTTGACTTTCCTTAACTCTGCTAAAAAAGATAGTACAACTATTCCATTTACACTAGCAGTCGATACGATGAATGTCTATAACGAGACCACCAAAGCACACACTTGGTCACCTAACGAAGGCACTTCTGCACATTCTGCGGTACTCAACTTCTTCTCTCCAATGAATCTCTGGGAAAATTATGTTCGTTCAGGAGTTGGACTAGGAGGTGTTGCAAACGGTGAAAATATGATTAAAGCCTACGAGACACGCTTTATGCACAGTAACCTTTCAGGTGTCGCACTGTTCACTCACGAAATGACTCATACAAACGATGAGGCTAGGTTGTTCGGTGGAACTTATCGAAAAGAAGGTCGACGAGCTGGTCAAGGACCTGAAGTGTATGCACGAGGTTTATTTGAAGTAATTGATAATACACAAAACGGTGTTCCTGGTGAGTACAAACCTGTCTTTAATTTGAATACCGCTCTCACTATTGCTGACAGTCCAAATCGTACTCAAGCATTAACACCTCAAACTTCTACAGAAAAGTTAGCAAATTACACAAAAAATCTTGTTGATTTAGTCGCTTATTTGGAAGCTGTTGAAGCGAGGGTTGCTTTAAAATCCCTAGCAGAGAATGAATTAGCTACTTATTTCAATAAGGTCGTCCAAGTACCTCGCAATACCACTTCTAACACTAGCACGACAACCACCAGTCTCCCTTCTACCAACGATGCATTTCTCCCCTATGGGCAGTTGACGGTTGCTTCACTTACTAAACCAACTAGCATCAATGATTTGGTTGACCAAGATGCAGTCAGTGGTCAGTTTATCCCTCGTGGAATTTCCCCTATCCTAACGGAATTAAGTCATAACCAATATGATCATGTCCCACTTCTAGAAAGCTTCTACGGTGCTTCAGAAGCTCCAAGTGGCAATAATACCGTTGGAGATATCTCTTTCAAGCGACATGCATATGAAATATTGGCATGGAAAGGCTGGGATGCCTTTATAAGTTACATTAGTAACAGATACAATAGCGACTCAGAAGCTTTTAAAGCAATCTTAGGAAACGAATATTCAGATTGGGCTAGTTTCAAAAAAGCGCAATATAAACGGTTAGAAGATAAGGAACCGGTTAATCAATTGTGGCAAACTAGCCAATTGGAGAAAGAGTTAGAAACAGCTATAAAAGCTGATTTAGCAGTATTAACCACCTATCGAAATTCAATTAACAGTCTACTTAACAGTCGTTCCACTGTTACTCAAACGCAGTTAGACCAAGCAGCTCAAAAAGCTTCAGTTGCTCGGTTAGCAACTAATGTCCGTAAAGTTAAATTAGATATTCTAAACAAAGCTCTACAGTTTAACAATCTAGAAGCTAGTATCTTTGAAGCACCAAAACAATCTGACATTATCTATGTAAAAAATGGCGGAAACGGACAAGGACTGACAGAAGATACCCCTATGGGAAGTTTGGCTGAAGCCTTGCAGAAAGCTACAGATGGTACTATCATCAAACTGGTCGGCAATGCCACCGAGCGAACTCCACTCGTCATCAATAAAGCAGTTACCATTGAGAGTGATAGCAGTGAAAATGCGATTATTTTTAATGAGAGTATTCAAATTTCAAATAACGTTACCCTACGTAATTTAAGTATTCATGCTTTAACAGAAAGCAATGTCCCTGGAAACATCTACATAGATGGTCAAGTGACAATGGATCATGTATCCACTCTTATATCCAATCGTCAAACTGATAAACGCCCTAGTCTTATCATAGGTTCATCAGCAGATACAACTGATAAGCGTGAATCCAGTTTGAAAATTTTAAATACAAATGAAACTGTTTTCGATAAGATGACCGTCCAAAATGCTGCAGATATTGCGATTGCAAATGGTACACAAATTAAAAATGGTGTCGAAGTGACTACACCTTCTCCTGTTACAATCACTTCTGAAAGTAATCAGGTCAATAAATTCCAAGCACCTGAAACCAATCAAGTAACCCTTATTTTCAATGGTAGCAAGGCAAGTAATGTAGAATTAAACCATATCGCAAATCTTATTTTAAAACATCCTTCTTCTATCTCGCTAAGCAGTCAATCGATCACACCAATCCAACAAACCTTAGCTATCGAAAATGGTAGCCGACTTAACTTGGGTGATTTAGCTGTGCATTTCCAATCTCTTACAGGTGATGGAATGTTGGAATTCACTGACAAGGGGCAATTAAGTATACAGGATGTATCTGGACATGCCACAATCCATTTTAAACGTAATGATATGGATTTTTCAGCATCAGATGGTAAAACATTTGTCGCTGTTGCTTCTAAAAAAGATGGGCTCTCTGTCAAGTTAAAACCGCTAGAACTCAATCTAGAAATAGATGAAAATGGAAACTACATCTACCATCAGCCTTACTCTGCTAGCTACTATTTCGATACCGAAGATAGCAGAGTCTTACCAAATGAGATTTACGACTTGCAACCAGATGATAAGGAAAGTCTTGACCAAGCTATCCCAGCACCAGAAACAATTACTGTAGAAGTGCCAGATGGCGAAGGAAAATGGGTATTTGATAAGTGGGAATTGGATTCTAATAGTACTACAAAACGACAATTCTATACCGGTTACTGGCGCTATACGACTTCCCCTCAAACAACAGTTCGGTACGAGGAGGTGCCTTTCGCTGTCGTTTACCAAGCGGATGAAAACAAGGCAGCAGGCGAAACGACAGTCATCTTCAGCGGAAAACTCGGTAAAGTGAAAATCACTGAAACTGAGGGCGCTGAGCCGATTAGAGAAATCGTAGAAAACCCTCAAAACAAGATTGTTTCAGTCGGTACTATGACAGAAGTCACCAACACTATCTTGGCATTCAAAACCGTTAAACTAGACGATGACCAATTGCCAAAAGGACAAACGAAAGTCGTTAAGAAAGGTAAAGACGGGCGGGAAACAACCACAACGACCTATACCCTAGACACCGCTACAGGACTGATTACCTCTAGCACTAAGACGGAAAGAGTTGACCCTGTTGACGAGGTGGTAAGTGTCGGAACAAAAATTATCCCTCAAACAACAGTTCGGTACGAGGAGGTGCCTTTCGCTGTCGTTTACCAAGCGGATGAAAACAAGGTGGCAGGCGAAACGACAGTCATCTTCAGCGGAAAACTCGGTAAAGTGAAAATCACTGAAACTGAGGGCGCTGAGCCGATTAGAGAAATCGTAGAAAACCCTCAAAACAAGATTGTTTCAGTCGGTACTATGACAGAAGTCACCAACACTATCTTGGCATTCAAAACCGTTAAACTAGACGATGACCAATTGCCAAAAGGACAAACGAAAGTCGTTAAGAAAGGTAAAGACGGGCGGGAAACAACCACGACGACCTATACCCTAGACACCGCTACAGGACTGATTACCTCTAGCACTAAGACGGAAAGAGTTGACCCTGTTGACGAGGTGGTAAGTGTCGGAACAAAAATTATCCCTCAAACAACAGTTCGGTACGAGGAGGTGCCTTTCGCTGTCGTTTACCAAGCGGATGAAAACAAGGTGGCAGGCGAAACGACAGTCATCTTCAGCGGAAAACTCGGTAAAGTGAAAATCACTGAAACTGAGGGCGCTGAGCCGATTAGAGAAATCGTAGAAAACCCTCAAAACAAGATTGTTTCAGTCGGTACTATGACAGAAGTCACCAACACTATCTTGGCATTCAAAACCGTTAAACTAGACGATGACCAATTGCCAAAAGGACAAACGAAAGTCGTTAAGAAAGGTAAAGACGGGCGGGAAACAACCACGACGACCTATACCCTAGACACCGCTACAGGACTGATTACCTCTAGCACTAAGACGGAAAGAGTTGACCCTGTTGACGAAGTGGTAAGTGTCGGAACGAAAATTATCCCTCAAACAACAGTTCGGTACGAGGAGGTGCCTTTCGCTGTCGATTACCAAGCGGATGAAAACAAGGTGGCAGGCGAAACGACAGTCATCTTCAGCGGAAAACTCGGTAAAGTGAAAATCACTGAAACTGAGGGCGCTGAGCCGATTAGAGAAATCGTAGAAAAACCTCAAAACAAGATTGTTTCAGTCGGTACTATGACGGAAGTCACCAACACTATCTTGGCATTCAAAACCGTTAAACTAGACGATGACCAATTGCCAAAAGGACAAACGAAAGTCGTTAAGAAAGGTAAAGACGGGCGGGAAACAACCACGACGACCTATACCCTAGACACCGCTACAGGACTGATTACCTCTAGCACTAAGACGGAAAGAGTTGACCCTGTTGACGAAGTGGTAAGTGTCGGAACGAAAATTATCTCTCAAACAACAGTTCGGTACGAGGAGGTGCCTTTCGCTGTCGATTACCAAGCGGATGAAAACAAGGTGGCAGGCGAAACGACAGTCATCTTCAGCGGAAAACTCGGTAAAGTGAAAATCACTGAAACTGAGGGCGCTGAGCCGATTAGAGAAATCGTAGAAAACCCTCAAAACAAGATTATTTCAGTCGGTACTATGACGGAAGTCACCAACACTATCTTGGCATTCAAAACCGTTAAACTAGACGATGACCAATTGCCAAAAGGACAAACGAAAGTCGTTAAGAAAGGTAAAGACGGGCGGGAAACAACCACGACGACCTATACCCTAGACACCGCTACAGGACTGATTACCTCTAGCACTAAGACGGAAAGACTTGACCCTGTTGACGAAGTGGTAAGTGTCGGAACGAAAATTATCCCTCAAACAACAGTTCGGTACGAGGAGGTGCCTTTCGCTGTCGATTACCAAGCGGATGAAAACAAGGTGGCAGGCGAAACGACAGTCATCTTCAGCGGAAAACTCGGTAAAGTGAAAATCACTGAAACTGAGGGCGCTGAGCCGATTAGAGAAATCGTAGAAAACCCTCAAAACAAGATTATTTCAGTCGGTACTATGACGGAAGTCACCAACACTATCTTGGCATTCAAAACCGTTAAACTAGACGATGACCAATTGCCAAAAGGACAAACGAAAGTCGTTAAGCAAGGTAAAGACGGGCGGGAAACAACCACAACGACCTATACCCTAGACACCGCTACAGGACTGATTACCTCTAGCACTAAGACGGAAAGAGTTGACCCTGTTGACGAGGTGGTAAGTGTCGGGATTTTAGAGACCAAAGTTACAGATACTGCCCCTGAGCAGGTTATAAAACCTGAACTAAAATGGACTACAACAATTGTTCCGATTCCTTTCCAAACGAGATACATAGTGGATAATCAATTGAAGCTTGGTGAAGAGATCATCCTTGTTCCAGGAAGAAATGGTCAACGACAAGTTATTACTCTTGTAAATGGCTCAGTCGTTGGAAGAAACGATGAAGAAATCATTTCTGATATTGTTCTCCTCGATCCGATCGAACAAATTATCAAAATCGGAAACCGCAGTACCGATAAAGCAATAGATCTCCCAAGCAAAAAAGAAAAAACAGATATTTCAAATCTTGGACTAGCATTACCAAATAATAAAGTAAGCTCTACTCCAATTAAACTCGCAGAGACACCAAAATCAATTCAATATCTGACTGACAGGAAGTATGATTCAACAGTTTCTCCGAGCCAGCTTCAACAAACCAATGGCGTAATATTACCAAAAACAGGTGAACAAAAAGAAAACTTCCTTGCCAGATTGGGATACATTTCCCTATTATCTTTAGAATTTTGTTGGGCTATCTCAACTCTTCTCAAAAATAAAAGGAAGAGTAAATAA
- a CDS encoding DNA internalization-related competence protein ComEC/Rec2 produces MSRLSKLPCQPLHLAILAVAAYFAVHSFSLLTIGLLSLLLLVFGFRQGKAVFIKTLPLLALCGLFFGCQKVQWEWTDQSAPEQVATLQVIPDTIEVNGDSLSFRGRADGQTYQVFYKLASQEEQAYFQELTDLVQLEVEAEVSLPAGQRNFKGFDYQAYLKTQGIYRTVKITAIKKIVPVQSWNVFDWLSSWRRQALVYVKTNFPAPMSHYMTGLLFGDLDSEFDQMSDLYSSLGIIHLFALSGMQVGFFIDKFRWMLLRLGLTKETVDKLQIPFSFVYVSLTGFSVSVVRSLVQKILGNLGLRKLDNFAVTVFVCLLILPRFLLTAGGVLTFTYAFLLTVFDFEDLGQVKKAAVESLSISLGILPVLMTYFYAFQPLSILLTFVFSFVFDVLLLPGLSVIFLLSPVVQMTWVNGFFVFMEKIIVWVADLGLRPWILGKPSGVILVLLLVSLFLLYDFHRKKKWLLGLILVLALLFFITKHPLENEVTVVDIGQGDSIFLRDMRGRTVLIDVGGRVDFAAKEAWQERSRQANAERTLIPYLHSRGVDRIDSLVLTHTDTDHVGDVLEVAKQVQIGRIVVSPGSLTVPDFVATLKKINVPVHVVKVGDRLPIFDSYLEVLYPDGTGDGGNNDSIVLYGRLLETNFLFTGDLEQGELDLIATYPNLPVDVLKAGHHGSKGSSYPEFLDHIGAKIALVSAGENNRYKHPHQETLERFDNRNIQVYRTDQQGAIRFLGWREWQIETVRE; encoded by the coding sequence ATGTCACGGTTGAGTAAGCTCCCCTGCCAGCCCCTCCACCTAGCCATCTTAGCGGTGGCGGCCTACTTTGCAGTCCACTCTTTTTCCCTCTTGACAATAGGCCTGCTCAGTTTGTTGTTGCTGGTCTTTGGATTTCGGCAAGGTAAGGCAGTTTTCATCAAAACGCTGCCGCTTTTAGCCCTATGTGGTCTGTTTTTCGGATGCCAAAAGGTCCAATGGGAGTGGACAGACCAGTCAGCCCCAGAGCAAGTGGCGACTTTGCAGGTCATTCCAGATACCATTGAAGTCAACGGGGACAGCCTGTCCTTTCGCGGTCGGGCTGACGGACAAACCTATCAAGTTTTCTACAAATTAGCCAGTCAGGAGGAGCAGGCTTATTTTCAAGAGCTGACAGATTTGGTCCAGCTTGAAGTGGAAGCAGAGGTCAGCCTGCCAGCTGGTCAGCGGAATTTCAAGGGTTTTGATTATCAGGCCTATCTGAAAACACAGGGCATTTACCGAACAGTCAAGATAACTGCGATTAAGAAGATTGTCCCTGTCCAGTCATGGAATGTCTTTGACTGGCTATCAAGCTGGCGGAGGCAAGCCTTGGTCTATGTCAAAACCAATTTTCCGGCTCCCATGAGCCACTACATGACAGGGCTCTTGTTTGGGGACTTGGATAGTGAGTTTGACCAGATGAGTGATCTCTATTCTAGTTTAGGAATCATTCATCTCTTTGCCCTGTCTGGTATGCAGGTTGGATTTTTCATCGACAAGTTTCGCTGGATGTTACTGCGTTTGGGCTTGACCAAGGAAACGGTTGATAAATTACAAATTCCCTTTTCCTTTGTCTATGTGAGTTTGACAGGTTTTTCCGTATCGGTGGTGCGGTCCTTGGTCCAAAAAATTCTGGGTAATCTAGGCTTGCGGAAGTTGGATAATTTTGCGGTGACAGTCTTTGTCTGTCTGCTGATTTTGCCCCGATTTCTCTTGACAGCTGGTGGTGTCCTGACCTTTACCTATGCTTTTTTGCTGACAGTTTTTGATTTTGAAGACTTGGGGCAGGTCAAAAAGGCTGCGGTGGAGAGCCTCAGTATTTCGCTGGGAATTTTGCCGGTGCTTATGACCTATTTCTATGCCTTTCAGCCTTTGTCTATCCTCTTAACTTTTGTCTTTTCCTTTGTCTTTGATGTCCTGCTTTTGCCAGGTTTGTCGGTCATTTTTCTTTTGTCGCCAGTTGTCCAGATGACTTGGGTCAACGGATTTTTTGTCTTTATGGAGAAAATCATTGTCTGGGTGGCTGATTTGGGATTGCGGCCTTGGATACTGGGCAAGCCGTCTGGGGTAATTCTTGTTCTCTTGCTGGTCAGCCTTTTCTTGCTCTACGATTTCCACAGGAAAAAGAAATGGCTCTTAGGACTAATCTTGGTCCTTGCTCTGCTATTTTTCATCACTAAACACCCGCTGGAAAACGAGGTGACGGTGGTGGACATCGGGCAGGGGGACAGCATCTTTTTGCGGGATATGCGGGGGCGGACGGTCCTGATTGATGTGGGCGGACGAGTCGATTTCGCGGCCAAGGAAGCGTGGCAGGAGCGGTCTCGGCAGGCAAATGCAGAGCGGACTTTGATTCCCTATCTGCATAGTCGGGGTGTAGATAGGATTGATAGTCTAGTGCTGACCCACACAGATACAGACCATGTGGGCGATGTGCTGGAAGTGGCTAAGCAGGTGCAAATTGGTCGGATTGTCGTGTCGCCGGGAAGTCTGACGGTGCCTGACTTTGTAGCAACTCTGAAAAAAATCAATGTCCCAGTCCATGTGGTGAAAGTGGGCGACCGCTTGCCGATTTTTGACTCCTATCTGGAAGTCCTCTACCCAGATGGGACAGGAGACGGTGGCAATAATGATTCTATTGTTCTCTACGGTCGCTTGTTGGAAACCAACTTTCTCTTTACAGGAGATTTGGAGCAAGGGGAGTTGGACTTGATAGCAACCTATCCCAACCTGCCTGTCGATGTCCTCAAAGCCGGCCACCACGGCTCCAAAGGTTCTTCCTATCCTGAATTTCTAGACCATATCGGAGCCAAGATTGCTCTGGTATCAGCAGGAGAAAACAATCGTTACAAACACCCCCACCAAGAAACCTTGGAACGATTTGACAATCGGAATATCCAAGTCTATCGTACCGACCAGCAAGGAGCCATTCGCTTTCTAGGTTGGAGGGAGTGGCAAATTGAGACGGTGAGGGAATGA
- a CDS encoding helix-hairpin-helix domain-containing protein — protein MDTIKTYIEMLKEYKWQIALPAVAGLLMATFLIFSQPAKSDQTGLTDFSQPQQSSSSQEQLEEVSTEASEEPTQLVVDVKGAVVKPGLYTLEAGARVNDAVEVAGGLTSQADPKSINLAQKLSDEAVVYVASKDENISVVASTTTSSAMSQEEKNTSLVNLNTATETDLQTISGIGAKRAADIIAYREANGGFKSVDDLNNVSGIGDKTMESIRPYVTVE, from the coding sequence ATGGATACAATCAAAACTTATATAGAAATGCTTAAAGAATACAAGTGGCAAATTGCTCTGCCAGCAGTGGCTGGCTTGCTAATGGCGACGTTCTTAATATTCAGTCAACCAGCCAAGTCTGACCAGACAGGCCTGACTGATTTTTCACAGCCACAGCAAAGTTCAAGTAGTCAGGAGCAGCTTGAAGAAGTCAGTACAGAAGCAAGTGAAGAGCCTACCCAGCTGGTCGTTGATGTCAAAGGAGCGGTAGTAAAACCAGGACTGTACACCTTAGAAGCTGGTGCGCGTGTTAATGATGCAGTTGAAGTAGCTGGCGGCTTGACCAGTCAGGCAGACCCCAAGTCTATCAATCTGGCTCAGAAGCTCAGCGACGAAGCGGTGGTCTATGTGGCCAGCAAGGATGAAAATATCTCGGTGGTGGCCAGCACGACTACCAGCTCTGCTATGTCCCAAGAAGAAAAAAACACCAGTCTAGTCAATCTCAACACGGCGACCGAGACTGACCTGCAGACCATTTCGGGTATCGGTGCCAAGCGGGCGGCGGACATTATCGCCTATCGTGAGGCCAACGGTGGCTTCAAGTCGGTGGATGACCTCAACAATGTTTCGGGCATCGGCGACAAGACCATGGAAAGCATTCGACCTTATGTCACGGTTGAGTAA
- a CDS encoding lysophospholipid acyltransferase family protein — MFYSYLRTLLTFLLWAINGNIHYHDREKILPQEENYILIAPHKTFWDPVFLGYAAAPKQFIFMAKKELFKDRGFGWWISKCGAFPIDRDNPGMAAIKYPVNMLKKSDRSLVMFPSGSRHSSELKGGVAVIAKSAKVKLMPATYVGPMTIKGILAGERIDVAFGNPIDVSDIKRMDDAGTAEVTSRIEAEFKRLDEHATSFQTKKKPNILTYIYRIPVLLLVALILGLTYVFSYIASFFWQPSTQLDKK, encoded by the coding sequence ATGTTTTATTCTTATCTACGAACACTATTAACATTCTTGTTGTGGGCCATCAATGGCAATATTCACTATCATGATAGAGAGAAGATTTTGCCACAGGAGGAAAATTATATTCTTATCGCTCCGCACAAAACCTTCTGGGATCCAGTCTTTCTTGGCTACGCAGCTGCTCCCAAGCAGTTCATCTTTATGGCCAAAAAAGAACTCTTCAAGGACCGCGGTTTTGGTTGGTGGATTTCAAAATGTGGAGCCTTTCCAATTGACCGTGACAATCCTGGCATGGCAGCCATCAAGTATCCAGTTAACATGTTGAAAAAAAGTGACCGTTCGCTGGTCATGTTTCCTTCTGGAAGTCGTCATTCATCTGAGCTAAAAGGTGGTGTGGCGGTCATTGCCAAGTCAGCCAAGGTCAAACTCATGCCAGCTACCTATGTGGGTCCCATGACTATCAAGGGGATCTTAGCTGGTGAGCGAATCGATGTGGCTTTTGGAAATCCTATCGATGTTTCGGACATCAAGCGTATGGATGATGCAGGTACAGCAGAAGTAACTAGCCGAATTGAAGCTGAATTCAAACGCTTAGATGAGCATGCAACTTCTTTCCAAACCAAGAAAAAACCAAATATTTTGACATATATCTATCGTATTCCTGTGCTCCTTCTGGTTGCCCTCATCCTAGGCTTGACCTACGTCTTTAGCTATATTGCTAGCTTCTTCTGGCAACCAAGCACCCAATTGGATAAAAAATAA